In Dermacentor albipictus isolate Rhodes 1998 colony unplaced genomic scaffold, USDA_Dalb.pri_finalv2 scaffold_42, whole genome shotgun sequence, one DNA window encodes the following:
- the LOC139052881 gene encoding uncharacterized protein — MSTVEVPVRPGSDRGRGDGDRQPEAPQVAVVASWRNLARLDQEHDDAARNEQPGERLRDRVVNHSITLLRDAPKAATFLAILLGAAMLIKLMTLANETVAARRSLVRGHYDLLSTLRAVCDSHACQKYGWEVQASLDTSRDPCRSLYDFVCGRWRRGAAVPSVREMVEARLLKEALNNVLATNSVTPSVRPDTVSDRVAGLVSSCLRAKRDPSELRAFLTKRGVLHHKWRSSPHAVLRTLVDLSANWDIHVWFQLRIDSYENELATVFISRSKSLRKWADVFRRTGKTKKYRAGVEGAIRVLGLLDKEVAADVTQKGSMDALVSTLLKNAEMIPERGPLDLHLETMAETLTPAVSAKAWLNALRAAVPPAVNISEKTLVRVESTRVLHTLNSLLEFGSRRPNDVAQHIAYRTFTKIGWMVDGSNSTVGDRPLRLMPARMTNRCLREVERMTGLAWFSLLTAPHVEGHSTREPLALILPGKASPTSIGSPADASVELGDLPAPQNSFFAEWVAFKEARRELTASGLYDILRIDCVQGDLWHEERNLTVEPLVFSYPFFHSQLHPVLNYGGAGRLIARALLGLVSPNASAKAAEQLAVSMALRALRDALGGHVDTFTNSAAVDRLFFMASCYAVCDAEDAAGTARRMCDAPVMKLRAYRTAFGCSPPRGRKSRTAHMFIDFGR; from the coding sequence CCCGGTGAAAGGCTGCGTGACCGGGTGGTGAACCACAGCATCACGCTGTTGCGGGATGCTCCCAAGGCGGCCACATTTCTGGCCATCCTcttgggcgccgccatgttgatcAAGTTGATGACTCTGGCCAACGAGACGGTCGCCGCACGTCGCAGCCTGGTGCGCGGCCATTACGACCTGCTGTCGACGTTGCGCGCAGTGTGCGACAGCCACGCCTGCCAGAAGTACGGCTGGGAGGTCCAGGCGTCGCTGGACACGTCCCGCGATCCTTGCCGCAGCTTGTACGACTTCGTGTGCGGCCGCTGGCGACGAGGAGCCGCCGTCCCGTCCGTGCGAGAGATGGTCGAAGCAAGACTGCTCAAGGAGGCACTGAACAACGTCCTCGCCACGAACTCGGTCACGCCTTCGGTCAGACCGGACACCGTCTCCGACAGGGTGGCTGGCCTGGTCAGTTCCTGCTTGCGGGCCAAACGCGATCCGAGCGAACTGCGTGCGTTCCTGACGAAGCGCGGCGTTCTGCATCATAAGTGGCGTAGCAGCCCTCACGCAGTGCTACGTACACTGGTAGACCTGTCTGCAAACTGGGACATCCACGTGTGGTTCCAATTGCGCATTGATTCGTACGAAAACGAGTTGGCCACAGTTTTCATTAGCCGTAGCAAGAGCCTGCGAAAATGGGCAGATGTTTTCAGAAGGACCGGAAAAACCAAGAAATACAGAGCGGGCGTCGAGGGGGCCATCAGAGTGTTAGGTCTGCTGGATAAAGAAGTAGCCGCGGACGTGACGCAGAAGGGGTCGATGGACGCGCTTGTCAGCACTCTCCTCAAGAACGCCGAGATGATCCCCGAAAGAGGGCCGCTAGACTTGCACCTCGAGACGATGGCAGAAACGTTGACGCCGGCAGTTTCTGCTAAGGCGTGGCTCAATGCGCTCCGTGCGGCCGTGCCTCCAGCAGTGAACATCTCGGAAAAGACACTTGTCCGCGTTGAGAGCACGAGGGTCCTCCACACTTTGAACAGCCTGCTGGAATTTGGGAGTCGGAGGCCAAATGATGTGGCACAACACATCGCCTATCGGACATTCACGAAGATTGGCTGGATGGTCGACGGCAGCAACTCCACCGTCGGTGACCGCCCACTTCGTTTAATGCCGGCCAGGATGACGAACCGGTGTCTGCGCGAGGTGGAGCGGATGACGGGACTCGCTTGGTTCAGTCTGCTTACGGCCCCGCACGTTGAAGGACACTCGACTCGCGAACCACTGGCCTTGATTCTTCCCGGGAAGGCTTCGCCAACCAGCATCGGCAGCCCTGCGGACGCGTCGGTGGAGCTGGGCGACCTTCCAGCCCCGCAGAACTCGTTCTTCGCCGAATGGGTGGCGTTCAAAGAGGCGAGGCGCGAGCTGACAGCTTCGGGACTCTACGACATCCTCAGAATAGACTGCGTGCAAGGTGACTTGTGGCACGAGGAGCGGAACCTGACGGTGGAGCCACTCGTCTTCTCTTACCCGTTCTTCCACTCCCAGCTGCATCCCGTGCTGAACTACGGGGGAGCCGGAAGGCTAATAGCGCGGGCTCTCCTCGGTCTCGTTTCGCCTAACGCCTCGGCGAAAGCGGCCGAACAGCTGGCCGTGTCAATGGCTCTGCGCGCCCTTCGCGATGCTCTTGGCGGTCACGTGGACACATTCACCAACAGTGCCGCAGTAGACCGACTGTTTTTCATGGCTTCGTGCTATGCCGTCTGCGACGCAGAGGATGCAGCGGGAACGGCACGTCGCATGTGCGACGCTCCCGTCATGAAACTGCGGGCGTACCGCACAGCTTTCGGGTGTAGCCCTCCGCGAGGGAGAAAATCGAGGACTGCGCATATGTTTATCGACTTCGGTCGCTAG